The sequence TCGATCTGCTTGCAGGGATTGCGCAAGCCCGTCACCTCGACGATCGCTTCCGCGCCGATATGCAGGCGTGTGCCTTGCGGCAGCGAAAGCAGGTCTATCCCGCGGGTGGCAATATTCTCGCCCATGTCGCCCGGCGAAACGGAAAAGCCCTTTTCGGTGAGCTCGTCGAACAGCTCTTCCTGGATCAGGTGTACCTGGCGTAGATTGGGCTGGGTCGGATCGACCGCGACGCGCGAGCGATGCTTCACCGTCACCCCCATATGCGCATCGCCTTCGACGCCAAGCCCTGTCAGCAGTTGAATATGATCCTTGGTCTGCTTGCTGAACTCGTGCACGCCGCTGCTGCTGACCGATGTCACATATATGCGCTTGTCGCCCATGCTGAACCCTTCCATGACAACCTAGATTCAGAGCGTGTCTCGCGGGCCGTTAAGGCAGCCGACCAGCTCTCAGACCTTGAGGACCTTGCCCGGATTCATGATGCCTGCCGGGTCGAAGGCCGTCTTGATGCGTCGCATCAGGTCCATCTCGATATCGGAGCGGATGGAAGCCAACTCGTCGCGCTTCAGCTGGCCGATGCCATGCTCGGCGGAGATCGAGCCGCCATGCTGCAGCACAAGCCCGTGCACGATCTTGTTGATCTCGCGCCAACGACCGATGAACTCGGCCTTGTCGGCGCCGACCGGCTGCGAGATGTTGTAGTGGATATTGCCGTCGCCCATGTGGCCGAAGGCGCAGACGCGGGCGCCAGGCATGGCGGCGACAACGGCCGTTTCGGCTTCCGCCATGAATTGCGGAATCTGCGCCACCGGCACGGAAACGTCGTGCTTGATCGAACCGCCTTCCGGCTTCTGCGCGTCCGACATGCTCTCCCGCATATGCCAGATGGCCTTTTGTTGTGCTTCCGAGCTGGCGATGGTCGCATCCTGGATCAGACCGGCCTCATAGCCCTGTTCGAGCAGCGCCGTCATCATCCGCTCGGCTGTCTCGGCCGAATCGGAGGTGGAGATGTCGATCAGAACATACCAGGGATGCACCGTCTCCAGCGGATCGCGCACGCCCGGAATATGCCGCGTGGTGAATTCGACACCGATGCGCGGCATCAGCTCGAAGCCGGTCAGCGCCGTGCCGCAGAGGCTGGATGCATTCTTGAACAGTGTCAGTGCGTCCTCGACCGATCGCAGGCCGGCAAAGGCGACCTGATGGCCGAGCGGTTGCGGAAAGAGCTTCAGTACAGCGCCGGTGATGACACCGAGCGTGCCTTCTGCGCCGATGAAGAGATCGCGCAGGTCGTAGCCGGTATTGTCCTTCTTCAGGCGGCGCAGGCCGTTCCAGATCTCGCCGGTGGGCAGCACGACTTCAAGGCCGAGGCAGAGCTGGCGCATGTTGCCATAGGCAAGAACGGCCGTGCCGCCGGCGTTGGTGGAAAGATTGCCGGCGATACGGCAAGAGCCTTCCGAGCCGAGCGAAAGCGGGAACATGCGGCCATGCTCGGCTGCCGCCTTGTGGACATCAGCCAGGATGCAGCCGCCGTCAACGATCATCGTATTGCCGACGGGATCGATATCGCGCACGCGGTTCATGCGTTCCAGCGACAGGATGATGTCCGAGCCGCCCTCGCGCGGCGTCTGCCCGCCAACAAGCCCGGTATTGCCCGTCTGGGGCACGATGGCCGTTCCGGTCTCGCTGGCAAGCTTGAGGATGGCCGAAACCTCTTCCAGCGAGCCGGGCTTCAGCAGCATGGGCGAAGCGCCATGATAGAGCCCACGGTTTTCCACCAGATGCGGCGCAATTTCCGTCGGGTCGCGCACGGCAT comes from Rhizobium tropici CIAT 899 and encodes:
- a CDS encoding MOSC domain-containing protein, giving the protein MGDKRIYVTSVSSSGVHEFSKQTKDHIQLLTGLGVEGDAHMGVTVKHRSRVAVDPTQPNLRQVHLIQEELFDELTEKGFSVSPGDMGENIATRGIDLLSLPQGTRLHIGAEAIVEVTGLRNPCKQIDDFQKGLLHAVLDKGADGGLVRKAGIMGIVSRGGRVQRDDAIHVELPPLPHVKLERV
- a CDS encoding FAD-binding oxidoreductase, whose protein sequence is MSSSATSSDLLDRFAGIVGEKHAVRDPTEIAPHLVENRGLYHGASPMLLKPGSLEEVSAILKLASETGTAIVPQTGNTGLVGGQTPREGGSDIILSLERMNRVRDIDPVGNTMIVDGGCILADVHKAAAEHGRMFPLSLGSEGSCRIAGNLSTNAGGTAVLAYGNMRQLCLGLEVVLPTGEIWNGLRRLKKDNTGYDLRDLFIGAEGTLGVITGAVLKLFPQPLGHQVAFAGLRSVEDALTLFKNASSLCGTALTGFELMPRIGVEFTTRHIPGVRDPLETVHPWYVLIDISTSDSAETAERMMTALLEQGYEAGLIQDATIASSEAQQKAIWHMRESMSDAQKPEGGSIKHDVSVPVAQIPQFMAEAETAVVAAMPGARVCAFGHMGDGNIHYNISQPVGADKAEFIGRWREINKIVHGLVLQHGGSISAEHGIGQLKRDELASIRSDIEMDLMRRIKTAFDPAGIMNPGKVLKV